The Heliomicrobium undosum genome has a segment encoding these proteins:
- the argJ gene encoding bifunctional glutamate N-acetyltransferase/amino-acid acetyltransferase ArgJ, with translation MQQQISILPGGVTSPKGFQAAGVPAGIKKPGVLDMALIVSDTPAAAAAVYTTNKVQAAPLQVTKEHIAAGPLKAVVVNAGNANACTGEQGLADARATTAHVAKALGITAEQVAVASTGVIGQPLPMAKLLAGVDALAGAISPEGGEQAARAIMTTDLVPKTGKVEITLGGQTVTIGAMAKGSGMIHPNMATMLAFYTTDAAIAPALLQQALSAATKVSYNMISVDGDTSTNDMAVIVANGQSGAPAIEAEGPDYDAFTAALTALSIHLAKIMARDGEGATKLIEARVEGAATAEDARKAALAIIKSNLFKCAVYGNDANWGRVMCAIGYSGANFDPAKVDVFLGPVQTARQGLALPFSEEEASKALAAEEVVVTVRLNDGDASATAWGCDLTYDYVKINADYRS, from the coding sequence ATGCAACAGCAGATCAGCATACTCCCCGGCGGGGTCACCTCGCCGAAGGGCTTTCAGGCCGCCGGCGTGCCGGCGGGCATCAAAAAGCCGGGCGTCCTCGACATGGCCCTCATCGTCAGCGACACCCCCGCCGCCGCCGCCGCCGTCTACACGACGAACAAGGTTCAGGCGGCGCCCTTGCAGGTGACGAAGGAACATATCGCCGCCGGCCCCCTCAAGGCCGTCGTCGTCAACGCCGGCAACGCCAACGCCTGCACCGGCGAACAGGGCCTCGCCGACGCCCGTGCCACCACCGCCCATGTGGCCAAGGCGCTGGGCATCACCGCCGAGCAAGTGGCCGTCGCCTCCACCGGCGTCATCGGCCAGCCCCTGCCCATGGCGAAGCTCCTGGCCGGCGTCGACGCCCTCGCCGGCGCCATCTCGCCCGAGGGCGGGGAACAGGCCGCTCGCGCGATCATGACGACCGACCTCGTCCCCAAAACGGGCAAGGTGGAGATCACCCTCGGCGGCCAGACCGTCACCATCGGCGCCATGGCCAAAGGCTCCGGCATGATCCACCCGAACATGGCCACCATGCTCGCCTTTTACACGACCGATGCGGCCATCGCGCCGGCGCTGCTGCAACAAGCCCTCAGCGCCGCCACGAAGGTTTCCTATAACATGATCTCCGTCGACGGCGACACCTCGACGAACGACATGGCCGTCATCGTCGCCAACGGCCAGAGCGGCGCCCCGGCCATTGAGGCGGAAGGCCCCGACTACGATGCCTTCACCGCCGCCCTGACAGCCCTCTCCATCCACCTGGCCAAGATAATGGCCCGCGACGGGGAAGGGGCCACCAAGTTGATCGAGGCCCGCGTTGAAGGGGCGGCCACCGCCGAAGACGCCCGCAAAGCCGCTCTGGCCATCATCAAGTCGAACCTCTTCAAGTGCGCCGTCTACGGCAACGACGCCAACTGGGGCCGCGTCATGTGCGCCATCGGCTACTCGGGCGCGAACTTTGACCCGGCCAAGGTGGATGTCTTCCTCGGCCCTGTCCAGACGGCCCGCCAGGGCTTGGCCCTCCCTTTTTCCGAAGAGGAGGCCTCGAAAGCCCTCGCCGCAGAGGAGGTTGTCGTCACCGTCCGCCTGAACGACGGCGACGCCAGCGCCACCGCCTGGGGCTGCGACCTGACCTACGACTACGTGAAGATCAACGCCGATTACCGCAGTTAA
- the argB gene encoding acetylglutamate kinase, with translation MLKALEKAGILVEALPYIKKFSGKTVVIKYGGAAMVNDQLKEAVIMDVILMKLVGIHPVVVHGGGPEINGMLDRLGLKSHFIQGLRVTDEATMEVVEMVLAGKVNKEIVALIQRFGGKAVGLCGKDGGLIQAKKRFELVKNEAGARVPTDIGFVGDVVKIEPGLVRELADRGYIPVIAPIGVGENGESYNINADTAAGELAQALEAHKLVLLTDVEGILRDRQDKASLISSLRIDDVPALVEEGVISGGMIPKVTCCVEALQGGVGQTHIIDGRLPHSLLLEVFTDKGIGTMVLK, from the coding sequence TTGCTGAAAGCGTTAGAGAAAGCGGGCATCCTCGTCGAAGCCCTGCCCTATATCAAGAAATTCTCCGGCAAGACCGTCGTCATCAAATACGGCGGCGCCGCCATGGTCAATGACCAACTCAAAGAAGCCGTCATCATGGACGTCATCCTGATGAAACTCGTCGGCATCCATCCCGTCGTCGTCCACGGCGGCGGCCCCGAGATCAACGGCATGCTCGACCGCCTCGGCCTGAAGAGCCACTTCATCCAGGGGCTGCGCGTCACCGACGAAGCCACCATGGAAGTCGTCGAGATGGTCCTGGCCGGCAAGGTCAACAAAGAGATCGTCGCCCTGATCCAGCGCTTCGGCGGCAAGGCCGTCGGCCTCTGCGGCAAAGACGGCGGCCTGATCCAGGCGAAAAAACGCTTCGAACTCGTCAAAAACGAAGCCGGCGCTCGGGTGCCCACCGACATCGGCTTTGTGGGCGACGTCGTCAAGATCGAACCGGGCCTCGTGCGGGAACTGGCCGACCGGGGTTACATCCCCGTCATCGCCCCCATCGGCGTCGGCGAAAACGGCGAGTCCTACAACATCAACGCCGACACCGCCGCCGGCGAACTGGCCCAGGCGCTGGAAGCCCACAAACTGGTCCTGCTCACCGACGTGGAAGGCATCCTGCGCGACCGCCAAGACAAGGCCAGCCTCATCTCGTCGCTGCGCATCGACGACGTGCCTGCCCTGGTGGAAGAAGGCGTCATCAGCGGCGGCATGATCCCCAAAGTCACCTGCTGCGTCGAGGCGCTTCAGGGCGGCGTCGGCCAGACCCACATCATCGACGGCCGCCTGCCCCACTCGCTCCTTTTGGAGGTCTTCACCGACAAGGGGATCGGGACGATGGTGCTCAAGTAA
- a CDS encoding acetylornithine transaminase: MNNAQIVELGKKYVMNTYGRLPISLLKGQGARVWDADGREYLDFLAGLAVNSLGHCHPKVVDALQQQAATLLHVSNLYWIEPQVKLAQALVENSFADKVFFCNSGAEANEGAIKLARKYAKKTWGPDKYEIITMEKSFHGRTLATVTATAQPKYQKDYEPLPQGFRYVPFGDLKALEKAITPNTCAILVEPVQGEGGVNLAEPSFWQGLAKLAEANNLLIIFDEVQCGLGRTGKLFAHEHYGVTPHIMTLAKALAGGAPMGALLATDEVANAFQPGDHASTFGGNPLVAAAGVAVMDVLLNDGLMDNCREVSAYFMGHLRRFQEKYPFITEVRGLGLMAACELDRPGADIVAACLEKGLIINCTAVNVLRFLPPLTIDKADVDEAVAVLEEVLASVTAADAANAPDANPAATGGQPQ; encoded by the coding sequence ATGAACAACGCCCAGATCGTCGAACTGGGAAAAAAATATGTGATGAACACCTACGGCAGGCTGCCCATCTCGCTGCTCAAAGGGCAGGGCGCCCGCGTGTGGGACGCTGACGGCAGGGAGTACCTGGACTTCCTGGCCGGCTTGGCTGTCAACTCGCTCGGCCACTGCCACCCGAAGGTCGTTGACGCGCTCCAACAACAGGCGGCAACGCTGTTGCACGTGTCCAACCTCTACTGGATCGAGCCGCAGGTCAAGCTCGCCCAGGCGCTCGTCGAAAACTCCTTCGCCGACAAGGTCTTTTTCTGCAACTCCGGCGCTGAAGCCAACGAAGGGGCCATCAAACTGGCCCGCAAATACGCCAAAAAGACCTGGGGCCCCGACAAATATGAAATCATCACCATGGAAAAATCCTTCCACGGTCGCACCCTGGCCACCGTCACCGCCACGGCGCAGCCGAAATACCAAAAAGACTACGAGCCGCTGCCCCAGGGCTTCCGCTACGTCCCCTTCGGCGACCTGAAGGCCCTGGAAAAAGCGATTACCCCGAACACCTGCGCCATCCTCGTCGAGCCCGTTCAGGGCGAAGGCGGCGTCAACCTGGCCGAACCCTCCTTCTGGCAGGGCCTCGCCAAGCTGGCCGAAGCCAACAACCTGCTCATCATCTTTGACGAGGTCCAGTGCGGCCTCGGCCGGACCGGCAAACTCTTTGCCCACGAACACTACGGCGTAACGCCCCACATCATGACTTTGGCCAAAGCCCTCGCCGGCGGCGCCCCCATGGGCGCGCTCCTCGCCACCGATGAAGTGGCCAACGCCTTCCAGCCGGGCGATCACGCCTCCACCTTCGGCGGCAACCCCCTCGTCGCCGCCGCCGGCGTCGCCGTCATGGACGTCCTCCTCAACGACGGCCTGATGGACAACTGCCGCGAGGTCAGCGCCTACTTCATGGGCCACCTGCGCCGCTTCCAGGAGAAATACCCCTTTATCACGGAGGTGCGCGGCCTCGGCCTGATGGCCGCCTGCGAACTCGACCGCCCCGGCGCCGACATCGTCGCCGCCTGCCTGGAAAAGGGCCTAATCATCAACTGCACCGCCGTCAACGTGCTGCGCTTCCTGCCGCCGCTGACCATCGACAAGGCCGATGTCGATGAGGCCGTGGCCGTGCTGGAGGAAGTTCTCGCCAGTGTCACCGCGGCCGACGCCGCCAATGCCCCTGACGCCAACCCCGCCGCCACAGGAGGTCAACCGCAATGA